A single Triticum dicoccoides isolate Atlit2015 ecotype Zavitan chromosome 2A, WEW_v2.0, whole genome shotgun sequence DNA region contains:
- the LOC119358055 gene encoding homeobox-leucine zipper protein ROC4-like: protein MAFWGFFDGDGDDGGPAPGMNEFPYYAAAGPGALASSSLSPPSSLAPAGDGRGFVKVEDGSRSMTDHLHAVSGGDAGGGEDGEAAPELDHRGKRKRPANARHTPRQIHELQALFEQCPHPDEKQRAALGKRVRLQPSQVKFWFQNRRTQLKRESLLHENQQLMAENGKLRAENLSLRVAMAHPVCGGCGGPVPAMLDESPSLEEEDLRVQNATLKNELSRLCALASVFLGRSISYVAAPPTPGSPAERIGSVPATTVANSTVTEFTGSPSSQTAGMAITAMAKAGIDRSVFLELATSAMDELVKMAQMDEPLWIPNVPLPGSLAKETLNHEVYLRTFSPAIGVKPPGFVSEASRESGIVSSDGSVELVETLLDERRWSRFFSCIIAESSTIEEISTGAAGSRDGALLLMQAKLQVLSPLVPIREVTFLRFCKKLGEGFWAVVDVSMDELVMEQGLAVASTTANMKCRRLPSGCVVQDTPNGFCKVTWVEHTVYDESSVHQLYRPLLRSGLALGAGRWLATLQRQYDCLDVLMPKQDSSDAMLEGSRSLLRLAERMMDNFCAGVSASSAEWSKLEDVTGSIGEDVRIMACRSVDEPGVPAGVVLCAATSVWMLVTPKRLFNFLCNERTRAEWDILSKGGPMQEVTKIYKGQQNGNAVSLLKATAPNTQQDSSILILQETCTDASSSMVVYTPVDIPAMRRVMGGEGDPASIMLLPSGFAILPGGPSISGDDGHKTCGSLLTVAFQILGNRQPTGKLTVESVQTVDSLISCTINRIKTALRCDA from the exons ATGGCCTTTTGGGGTTTcttcgacggcgacggcgacgacggcggaCCTGCGCCCGGCATGAACGAGTTCCCCTACtacgccgccgccggcccgggcgccctcgcctcctcctccctctcgccGCCGTCCTCCCTCGCGCCG GCCGGCGACGGCCGCGGCTTCGTGAAGGTGGAGGACGGCAGCCGGTCGATGACAGACCACCTCCACGCCGTCTCCGGAGGcgatgccggcggcggcgaggacggcgaggCCGCGCCAGAGCTCGACCACCGCGGCAAGCGCAAGAGGCCCGCCAACGCGCGCCACACCCCTCGGCAGATCCATGAGCTCCAAGC GTTGTTCGAGCAATGCCCCCACCCGGACGAGAAGCAGCGGGCGGCGCTGGGCAAGAGGGTCCGCCTCCAGCCGAGTCAGGTCAAGTTCTGGTTCCAGAACCGGCGCACGCAGTTGAAG AGGGAATCTCTGCTGCACGAGAACCAGCAGTTGATGGCGGAGAACGGCAAGCTGCGCGCCGAGAACCTGTCCCTCAGGGTGGCAATGGCGCATCCAGTGTGTGGCGGCTGTGGCGGCCCGGTCCCAGCGATGCTTGACGAGTCGCCGTCCCTGGAGGAGGAGGACCTGCGCGTCCAGAACGCCACGCTCAAGAACGAGCTCAGCCGACTCTGCGCTCTCGCTTCCGTGTTCCTTGGCAGGTCCATTTCCTACGTGGCGGCGCCACCAACGCCAGGCTCGCCAGCGGAGCGCATTGGTTCAGTGCCGGCGACCACCGTGGCCAACTCGACGGTCACCGAGTTCACGGGCAGTCCCTCCAGCCAAACAGCGGGAATGGCGATCACGGCCATGGCGAAGGCTGGCATCGACAGGTCCGTGTTCTTGGAGCTTGCGACGAGTGCAATGGATGAGCTCGTCAAGATGGCGCAGATGGACGAGCCGTTGTGGATTCCAAATGTTCCCTTGCCTGGTTCCCTTGCCAAGGAGACGCTCAACCATGAAGTGTACTTGAGGACCTTCTCGCCAGCCATAGGGGTGAAGCCTCCGGGGTTTGTATCCGAGGCCTCTAGGGAGTCCGGCATTGTAAGCAGTGATGGCAGCGTCGAGCTTGTGGAGACTCTGTTGGATGAG AGACGTTGGTCCCGTTTTTTCTCGTGCATAATTGCCGAATCATCGACGATCGAGGAGATCTCTACTGGAGCTGCAGGAAGTAGAGATGGTGCATTGCTGCTT ATGCAGGCAAAGCTGCAGGTTCTTTCGCCTCTTGTCCCTATTAGGGAGGTGACCTTTCTCAGATTCTGCAAAAAGTTGGGTGAGGGTTTCTGGGCTGTAGTGGATGTTTCCATGGATGAGTTGGTGATGGAGCAAGGCCTTGCCGTGGCATCCACCACTGCAAATATGAAGTGCCGGAGGCTGCCTTCTGGCTGTGTGGTGCAAGATACCCCCAATGGCTTCTGCAAG GTTACATGGGTTGAACATACAGTATATGATGAATCCTCCGTGCACCAGCTCTACCGGCCTCTCCTGCGGTCTGGCCTTGCCCTTGGTGCAGGGCGGTGGCTTGCGACGCTACAGCGCCAGTATGACTGCTTGGACGTTCTCATGCCGAAGCAAGACTCGTCAG ATGCCATGTTGGAAGGATCACGGAGCTTGCTGAGGTTGGCAGAGAGGATGATGGACAACTTCTGTGCGGGGGTAAGCGCATCTTCTGCTGAATGGAGCAAACTGGAGGACGTCACGGGGAGCATTGGGGAGGATGTGCGTATCATGGCATGTAGGAGTGTGGATGAACCTGGGGTGCCAGCTGGTGTGGTGCTGTGTGCTGCCACATCGGTGTGGATGCTTGTAACACCCAAACGGCTTTTCAACTTCCTGTGCAATGAGAGAACGCGGGCTGAATGGGACATCCTAAGCAAGGGTGGCCCTATGCAGGAGGTGACAAAAATCTACAAGGGGCAACAGAATGGCAACGCCGTATCTCTACTGAAGGCCACT GCCCCAAACACCCAGCAGGACAGCAGCATCCTGATCCTACAGGAGACGTGCACAGATGCATCCAGCTCAATGGTGGTGTACACCCCAGTGGACATCCCAGCAATGCGCCGTGTCATGGGCGGGGAAGGCGACCCGGCATCGATCATGCTCTTGCCATCCGGTTTCGCCATTCTGCCCGGCGGGCCGAGCATATCTGGCGACGACGGGCACAAGACATGCGGCTCGCTGCTCACCGTGGCGTTCCAGATACTCGGGAACAGGCAGCCCACCGGGAAGCTCACCGTGGAGTCGGTGCAGACCGTGGACAGCCTCATCTCCTGCACCATCAACAGGATCAAGACGGCGCTGCGGTGCGACGCCTGA
- the LOC119356035 gene encoding replication factor C subunit 4, which yields MAASSSAAAPADTYDIPWVEKYRPSRVADVVGNADAVSRLEVIARDGNMPNLILSGPPGTGKTTSILALAHEMLGPSYREGVLELNASDDRGLDVVRNKIKMFAQKKVTLPPGRHKIVILDEADSMTTGAQQALRRTMEIYSNTTRFALACNTSSKIIEPIQSRCAIVRFSRLSDQEILGRLMIVVAAEKVPYVPEGLEAIIFTADGDMRQALNNLQATVSGFRFVNQENVFKVCDQPHPLHVKSMVKNVLDGKFDEACSGLKQLYDLGYSPTDIITTLFRVIKNYDMAEFLKLELLKETGFAHMRICDGVGSFLQLSGLLAKFALVRETAKA from the exons atggccgcctcctcctccgccgccgcccccgccgacaCGTACGACATCCCGTGGGTGGAGAAGTACCGCCCCAGCCGCGTCGCCGATGTCGTCGGCAACGCCGACGCCGTCAGCCGCCTCGAGGTCATCGCCCGCGACGGCAACATGCCCAACCTCATCCTCTCC GGGCCTCCGGGGACCGGGAAGACGACGAGCATCCTGGCGCTGGCCCACGAGATGCTCGGGCCCAGCTACCGCGAGGGAGTGCTCGAGCTCAACGCCTCGGACGACAG GGGGCTTGATGTGGTGAGGAACAAGATCAAGATGTTCGCGCAGAAGAAGGTCACACTGCCGCCCGGACGGCACAAGATCGTCATACTGGACGAGGCTGACAG CATGACAACAGGGGCACAGCAAGCACTGAGAAGAACCATGGAGATTTATTCCAACACCACAAGATTTGCTCTTGCCTGCAATACTTCATCTAAAATCATTGAACCCATCCAAAGTCGCTGCGCTATTGTCCGGTTCTCGAGGCTTTCAGATCAGGAGATCCTTGGCCGCCTTATGATCGTGGTTGCTGCTGAGAAG GTCCCTTATGTGCCAGAAGGTCTTGAAGCCATCATTTTTACTGCTGATGGTGACATGAGACAAGCTTTGAACAATTTGCAAGCTACAGTCAGTGGGTTCCGTTTTGTTAATCAAGAAAATGTGTTCAAG GTTTGCGATCAACCACATCCCTTGCATGTCAAGAGTATGGTGAAAAATGTACTAGATGGGAAGTTTGATGAGGCCTGCTCTGGCCTAAAGCAACTCTATGATTTGGGCTACTCTCCTACCGACATAATCACTACTCTCTTCCGTGTCATCAAGAACTATGACATGGCTGAATTTCTGAAGCTGGAGTTGCTGAAG GAAACCGGATTTGCGCACATGAGGATCTGTGACGGCGTCGGGTCATTCCTTCAGCTTTCTGGCCTTCTGGCCAAGTTTGCTCTGGTGAGAGAAACAGCAAAGGCCTAA